The following coding sequences lie in one Sorex araneus isolate mSorAra2 chromosome 4, mSorAra2.pri, whole genome shotgun sequence genomic window:
- the CLCN7 gene encoding H(+)/Cl(-) exchange transporter 7, whose product MANVSKKVSWSGRDQDDDEAAPLLRSAGRPAEPAGEDAPLLNGTGPAARQAPAPVSVRAGHMSTVELDDELLDPAEPPSPLPKEIPHNEKLLSLKYESLDYDNSENQLFLEEERRINHTAFRTVEIKRWFICAVIGVLTGLVACFIDIMVEKLAGLKYMLVKGNIDKFTEKGGLSFSLLLWASLNSAFVLVGSAIVAFIEPVAAGSGIPQIKCFLNGVKIPHVVRLKTLVIKVSGVILSVVGGLAVGKEGPMIHSGSVIAAGVSQGRSTSLKRDFRIFEYFRRDTEKRDFVSAGAAAGVSAAFGAPVGGVLFSLEEGASFWNQFLTWRIFFASMISTFTLNFVLSIYHGNVWDLSSPGLINFGRFDSETMVYTIHEIPIFIAMGVLGGVLGAVFNALNYWLTMFRIRYIHRPCLQVVEAMLVAAVTATVAFVLIYSSRDCQPLRGSSVSYPLQLFCADGEYNSMAAAFFNTPEKSVVSLFHDPPGSYNPLTLGLFTLVYFFLACWTYGLTVSAGVFIPSLLIGAAWGRLFGISLSYLTGAAIWADPGKYALMGAAAQLGGIVRMTLSLTVIMMEATSSVTYGFPIMLVLMTAKIVGDVFIEGLYDMHIQLQSVPFLHWEAPVTSHALTAREVMSTPVTCLRRTEKVGVIVDVLSDTTSNHNGFPVVAPAGDAQPARLQGLILRSQLIVLLKHKVFVQRSNLTRRRLRLKDFRDAYPRFPPIQSIHVSQDERDCTMDLSEFMNPSPYTVPQEASLPRVFKLFRALGLRHLVVVDNLNQVVGLVTRKDLARYRLGKGGLEELSLAQT is encoded by the exons GCTCCTGCACCAGTATCTGTCCGTGCTGGGCACATGAGCACTGTGGAGTTGGACGATGAGCTGCTGGACCCA GCGGAGCCCCCGTCCCCACTGCCTAAGGAGATCCCGCACAACGAGAAGCTGCTGTCACTCAAGTACGAG agTCTGGACTACGACAATAGTGAGAACCAGCTGTTCCTGGAGGAGGAGCGGCGCATCAACCACACG GCCTTCCGGACAGTGGAGATCAAGCGCTGGTTCATCTGCGCCGTCATCGGTGTGCTCACGGGCCTGGTGGCCTGTTTCATCGACATCATGGTGGAGAAGCTGGCCGGCCTCAAGTACATGCTGGTGAAGGGCA ACATCGACAAGTTCACGGAGAAGGGGGGTCTGTCCTTCTCGCTCCTGCTCTGGGCTTCCCTCAACTCCGCCTTTGTGCTCGTCGGCTCCGCCATCGTCGCCTTCATCGAG CCCGTGGCAGCGGGGAGCGGCATCCCGCAGATCAAGTGCTTCCTGAACGGGGTGAAGATCCCCCACGTGGTGCGTCTGAAG ACGCTGGTGATCAAGGTGTCCGGCGTGATCCTGTCCGTGGTGGGCGGCTTGGCCGTGGGCAAG GAGGGGCCGATGATCCACTCCGGCTCCGTCATTGCTGCCGGCGTCTCGCAGGGGAGATCGACGTCGCTGAAGCGGGATTTCAGG ATCTTCGAGTACTTCCGCAGGGACACCGAGAAGCGGGACTTCGTCTCGGCGGGAGCTGCCGCTGGAGTGTCTGCCGCGTTTGGCGCCCCCGTGG GCGGGGTCCTGTTCAGTCTGGAGGAAGGCGCTTCTTTCTGGAACCAGTTCCTCACGTGGAGGATC TTCTTTGCATCCATGATCTCCACCTTCACCCTGAACTTCGTCCTGAGCATCTACCACGGGAACGTGTGGGacctctccagccccggcctCATCAACTTCGGCAGGTTTGACAGCGAG ACTATGGTGTACACCATCCACGAGATCCCCATCTTCATCGCCATGGGTGTGCTGG GTGGCGTGCTCGGAGCCGTGTTCAACGCACTGAACTACTGGCTGACGATGTTCCGAATCAG GTATATCCACCGGCCCTGCCTGCAGGTGGTCGAGGCCATGCTGGTGGCCGCCGTCACGGCCACAGTCGCCTTTGTGCTCATCTACTCGTCCCGGGACTGCCAGCCTCTGCGGGGAAGCTCCGTGTCCTACCCGCTACAG CTTTTCTGCGCAGACGGTGAGTACAACTCGATGGCAGCCGCCTTCTTCAACACCCCGGAGAAGAGTGTGGTCAGCCTCTTCCATGACCCCCCAG GTTCTTACAACCCCCTCACGCTCGGCCTCTTCACCCTGGTCTACTTCTTCCTGGCCTGCTGGACCTACGGGCTGACCGTGTCAGCCGGTGTCTTCATCCCCTCGCTACTCATCGGCGCCGCCTGGGGCCGGCTCTTCGGCATCTCCCTGTCCTACCTCACGGGCGCCGCG ATCTGGGCGGACCCAGGCAAATACGCCCTGATGGGAGCAGCGGCTCAGCTTG GTGGGATCGTGCGGATGACACTGAGCCTGACGGTCATCATGATGGAGGCCACGAGCAGCGTGACCTACGGCTTCCCCATCATGCTGGTGCTCATGACCGCCAAGATCGTGGGCGACGTCTTCATCGAG GGCCTGTATGACATGCACATCCAGCTGCAGAGTGTGCCCTTCCTCCACTGGGAGGCCCCAGTCACCTCCCACGCACTCACCGCCAG GGAGGTGATGAGCACGCCAGTCACGTGTCTGCGCAGGACGGAGAAGGTGGGCGTCATCGTGGACGTGCTCAGTGACACGACCTCCAACCACAATGGCTTCCCCGTGGTGGCACCCGCTGGTGACGCCCAG CCCGCCCGGCTCCAGGGCCTGATCCTACGCTCACAGCTCATCGTGTTGCTCAAGCACAAG GTGTTTGTGCAGAGGTCCAACCTGACGCGGCGGCGCCTGCGGCTGAAGGACTTCCGGGACGCGTACCCGCGCTTTCCACCCATCCAGTCCATCCACGTGTCCCAGGACGAGCGGGACTGCACCATGGACCTGTCTGAGTTTATGAACCCCTCCCCCTATACCGTGCCTCAG GAGGCGTCTCTGCCCAGAGTCTTTAAGCTGTTCCGGGCCCTGGGCCTCCGGCACCTGGTGGTAGTGGACAACCTCAATCAG GTGGTGGGACTCGTGACCAGGAAGGACTTGGCCCGGTACCGGCTCGGGAAGGGCGGCCTGGaggagctctctctggcccagacgtGA